Sequence from the Propionispora vibrioides genome:
ACAGGGTATCGGCATCAGGCGTCCAGCCAAAGATACCGGTCAGGCTCTGCCTGGTATAGAACGAATGAACCTTATTGCCGTTACCGTCGGTATAATCATCGGCATTGGAGTGGGTTTTTATGATTCGCACATAGCCTTTGGTATCACCGGCCGTAATGTCCAACAGCTCATCATCACGACCGTTGCTGCCGAACAGTAGGCTGCTGTTGACACGAACGTCCGGTTTGTCAAACCGCTCCGTCTCCCGGTCAAACAATACCGTCCCAGAGACATTGCCGCCACCGTATTTGACCGTTTCCGGTCCTTTTAAAACGGTGATCTTGCTGTACGATTCGGGGAAAACATACGAGGTAGTGGGGTCCATCCGGCCGGGGCAGGCGCCAAACTGATAAGTGCCATCCAATAAAACATTAAGGCGCGTTCCTCCCAGCCCCCGGAAAACCGGATCACTGCCTGTCCCACCCTGACGGGCCACGGAAAACCCGGGAATATTTTTCAGATAGCCGCCGCCATCAGCCGCCGGCACCGGCTGTTTGGGCGACTTGGGGTCGGTTTCCACCGTCAGGGGATCACTGACCGCTGGCGCGGTAACCACAATCTCATCCAGCGTAAAGGTGAACTTTTCCTCTTCTGCCGCCCCGGCCGGCTGCGCATTGGCGGACAGAAGCAACAGGGAAGACACCGCCAGTATCCGTACTTTTTTCATCCGATCATCACCATTCTTATTTAATTTTCCAATCCACAGCATTGTACAAATTAGGGATTAGCGTTATAATTGATTATCATTATCAATTATAACTGCTTAGGGCTTGACACAATACTATCTCTAAGCACTATCTTGTTGACCTAAAGTACTAAAAACAGCACTTCTCTTTCTATTACAAATATCAGGCTCGCCTGCCTGGGAGGTATCCTATGCCGATTACTCAAATGAAATGGATCGCAGCCATCGTACCGGCTATCTGCATCGGCCTGTTTGAATTCGCCAGACACGAATACCTACAGGTGATTTCGATGAATTGGGGCAATGTGTTGGTGGCAATCCTGACAGGAATCATCTTTTTCTTATTTTCCCACGGCATCTTCGCCTTAATGGAAAACCTGTACGGCAAGCTGCAGCAGGAAAAACAGGAAACGGCGGTATTGCAGGAGCGTTCCCGGATTGCCCGCAATTTGCATGACAGTATCGCCCAGTCGCTGTTTTTTATGAACGTAAAAATAATGGACATCGAAAAGGCCTGCAAAAACGGCCAGCAGCCCTGGTCGGCAATTACCGACTTGCGGGAAGCCATCCGGTTTACCGATACCGAACTGCGGCAGCATATTTTTGCCCTGCAAACCGTGGCCGCCGATGACAATATCAATCTCATCGCCGCCATGCAGAATCATCTGCACCAGTATGAAGTGCAGACCGGGACCAAAGTCAATTTAGCCGTCACTTGCGCCACGCCAAATCCTTTTAACTCTTATGAACGCAAGCAGCTATTCCATATTTTTCAGGAGTTATTATTCAACATTCGCAAGCATGCCGCAGCAACGCAGGTGAATGTCAGCTTAAACGAAAACAGCGAAGCCTTTACCCTGACGATCGCCGACAACGGCAAGGGCTTTGTTGCGGCGGACAATCTCCGCAAAAAGAATTCCTTCGGTTATAAACTATTGGAACAGGATATAAAGTCCATTAAAGCCGACCTTAAACTGACCAGTAGTCCGGGTACCGGAACCACGGTAACGGTTACGAAAAACAAGAAAAAGGAGCTGTTCTCGTGACCATTAAAGTCCTGATCGTTGACGACCACTTCCTGTCCCGCAAGGGAATCGCCAGCATCCTTGCCGCCAATCCCCTGTTTGAAATTGTCGGTGAGGCAACCAACGGGACCGAAGCACTGGAAAAGGCAGTACAACTGCAGCCTGATCTTATTTTGATGGATATCCGCATGCCGGACGGTGATGGACTGGAAGCGACCGGCCGGATTAAATCGGCTATGCCCCAGACAAAAATCATCATGCTGAGCGTATCGGACGATGTCCAGGACTTCTTCGAGGCCATTAAACGCGGCGCCCAGGGGTATCTACTCAAGAATATGGAACCGGAATACTGGCTGGACTATATTGTCAGTATCGCCCAGGGCGAAGCTCCCATCTCCCGGGTGCTGGCAGCCAAAATCCTTCAGGAATTTGCCGGACAGAAGCAGACGGTTGCCGATAGCCGCTTGTCGGAACGGGAACAGGAAGTGCTGCAGCTAATCAGCCAGGGGCTTAGCAATAAAGAGATCAGTGAAACGCTATATCTCAGTGAAAGCACGGTAAAAAATCACCTGCGCAATATCCTGGATAAACTCCATGTGCAAAACCGGATGCAGTTGATTGCCTTTGCTTATAAAAATGGCCTGGTGGAGCATTAGCCGGAGTAAAACTAACTAACCCAGGTTTTCCAGCCTTGATCCGCAAAGCTGGAGAACCTGGGTTAGTTGTTCGAGGGATACTTCAACAATTCCGTTCCTTTGGCTCTGGGTACGCCGAAAAATAACGATAACCTTACATGGTCTGCTGCATCAAAGCGGCAAATTCCTGACGTAGACTACAGCTATCCCGAAATCCTTCCCGATAAATAATCTCAGCGGCCAGACCGGCTTCAAGGGTTGTGACAGCCTCATACTCCATAATCAGAAGAAGTAATTCCGGCTGCTGCGCTTCCAAGCTGCGGGCCAATTCCATAAGCTGCGATAGTACAGCGTCGGACTCTTTTACTGCTTTCTTGTATTTTGCATCAGTAACACTGGCCAGACTCAGGATATCACTTACTCTGTCAAAAACATACTGCTCAAATGCTTGCTTTAAAACACTATGTAACACACCAAAGCCCCCTACTCAGGCTGCGACATACACTGCCATCAGCTTTTTTATAGGGGGAAATTAAAAAGCGCATGCGAGGCTTTTTACCCTACACATGCGCTTTGCTTCGTCGTTTGCTAAAGCCCAAACCCAATAAACCGGAACGAAACCGGCTGTCAACAGAAAAGCAGTCAGTAAAATATGTACGCGAACACTTGCCTTTCCGTTGCCGGGATCAGGAATAGGCTGAATCATCTGCTGCGTGAAGTCGCACAGTTGCTCCCCAACATCCCACTATACCCGCGCCTCGCTTGTACTTCCGCGGGCAGCATTGTATAATAGAAATGTCGTCGTGGACAGCTTAGCTGTTACGTGTAGGTGTTCTGGCACCTTGCGCGAGCCTGGAAGTGCTCTAACACTTTCAGGTCACGGCGACTCTTTAATTTCCACCTATTTCTAATTATAGCCCTTTCTGGGTGAATTGCAAGTCAAGCGGGACAGGCCGACCAGGATTTTTTATTGACTGATTGCATATTTTACAAGCTATGGGTATAATATAAGAAAAGGACTGACGTGCTCTAACACGCCAGCCCAACAGACTGTCTAACCGAACGGTTAGCCCGGATTACGTTATTGAGAAATAACCGCAAACCATGGCGTGGGAGCGGTTATTTCTTTTTTATGATCAAAACAACGAGTGTTGCAAATGCAATCATCAGATACATTGCCTCAAACATTGAAATCATCATACCACCCCCTTTGGAAAAGGGTGTGGCTAACCGTCCCTCGACAACCTGTTGTAATTATTATAGCATAATCTTCCAGCTTGGAAAGATTATCACAGTTGTTCTCGATTTCCGTTTTTATAGAGTTGAAGCATCTGTTTCTTGAATTCGCTTGTAAACGTGCGTCGTTTGCTTCTGCCGACTCCTCCTATGTAACTGGCGGTGAAATTACCGTTGACGGGGGACTGAGCCAAGTTTAAATGTATATCTGCTCACTTTATAAATTTTCAGCAAATAGCAAAGCAATCCCGGCAGCTTACTACGGGATTGCTTTTTTGAATCATCTGCTCACACGCTTAAATAGATAATCGAATAGCGATAAAAAAATTAGCTAGACGTTTTCTTTCCCCGGAACTATTTCGATATTTGTTATCAGGCCATCCTCTACTGAAAAATGATAATAAAATATTTGCGGACTTCCCGGAAAGTTACCCCTAGTTATGGATGTTACTGCGGTTATCCCATGGTTTTCTTCGACAGCTGTCACTTCCGATTTCAACTGAAACTCGTTATTGCTGCCACCGCGCCATTTTTTCACTGCTTCTATACCATTGATGTGCTTTTTCTCGCCAATATCGTGAACATGAACGTCCACTGCCATACACCTGTCAATTGCTGTAAGGTCGTTTCCATTGATTGAGTCCATGTAAGTTTGGATAGGGGCCGTTAGTTTCACTGTCATCATGATCGCTCCTTATCTATTTAGAATAGTAACTGCACTATTTACCCGGGGTCCACTATCCTCCAGGCCAAGGATTTCCTCACAAGCTGTAACAAGAATACCATGTCGCGTACATTTTCCCTGATCGACTGGACCCACTTATTATTCATCACCTCCTGTTTTTTTATTGTACAGGAAGCAATAAGACAATAGTATGTCATATTCAATCCACGATATAAACTACTTTTGGTAACCGGGGCATCCGGTGCCGCCGCTGTCTGATTACCTCCGGCTAGTGAAGGGGCTCTGCCGCGGCCGCGTACAAATCCCTCCATTCTGGTTTATCGCCAGGGTGGGGGGATTTTTTTATTTTGCATGGATTGGATAAAAGGTGAAATACTAATAAAAATTATAAGGAGATTACATATGGATAAAAGCTATATTTATTTGATTTTTACCGCCGTGGCGGGAATTGCATTTTTATTCTTAGTGCCCAAGAATCAATACAAACGGTGTCTTCTCTATGGCCTTGTTTTTGGTGGAATTATAGATGTTCTTACTATAGCTGCATTTGTTCCCATAAATCAGATACAATTTATGAATATGGGAAACTTTAGTGTGTTGGGATTCATCCCCATATTTGTTCCGATTACATGGACTTTTGATTTTGCAATATTCTTTTATCTAATGCCGAGAAGAAAAGGCTTTTTAGCTCTTTATGTCCTTACCTTTACTGCCTTGAGCTATGTTATAGGAGAATTGATGAATGCTTATGATTTATTTGAATATACAGGAATGCCCAAATATGTGGCCGTTTTAATCTTTTTAGCCTGGTATTCCTTTTCGGCTTGGTTTTACTTGCGAGATACACAAAGTACTTCAGTAATTCAACCTGTAGTATCTAAACCGCTTAAAAATGAGGATGATGAAAGAGAATGAAGAAATAGCCCGGTGGCCTAGGCTGCCGGGCTTATTTTTATTTGGGAGGGGTCCCCTTAGCGGAGCCGGGCCGTATGGTATCGCCGCCGTCTAATTGCCTCCTGGCTAGTGAAGGGTCCTGCCGTAGCCGCGTACCCCCAAATTGTTCGGCCACCTTACGGCTTAACTCTTCCTTTTGCTATAAAAACGAAAAAAAGGCTTTACGAGAATCCCGTAAAGCCTTTCTACTATTCAAAATGGCGACCCCGGCAGGATTCGAACCTGCGACCTTTTGATTCGTAGTCAAACGCTCTATCCAGCTGAGCTACGGAGTCATTTCGCCAGCCATTTACCGGCCAACGAAAATTATTATATCACTTTTTAATAAGCATTGTCAACAAATATTATTATATTTCCTTAAAATACCTCAGCGACCCTGTTCAATTTATTCACAGGCCGTGGATATCTTGGGTGGAAATGTCCTGTTTATTGTAGATAACTGCTGTGCATAATGGGAGGGTAAAACAGTTATTCAGCAAGTTGTCCACCTTTTGCACAGGGTTATCCACAGAAACAATGGAGATTTTATGCGAAAATCAGGTTTTTTCCACAATTGTCATAGAAGCGTTTTCCACTTATCCACATTTACATAGAATTTGTGAATAAAAATGTGGATAAGTTGTTATTGCCCTGTTAGTTAAAATAATTGATACCGGCCTGGAAGATTTGTTGGTCTTTATTGCCGGGGACATTTTTGGCAATTTGCTCGCCAGTCCGTTCGGAATGACCCATTTTACCAAGCACTCTGCCGTCCGGGCTGGTAATTCCTTCAACAGCTTCAACCGAACCGTTCGGGTTGTGGATAATATCCATGGACGGCTTACCGTCAAAATCCACATACTGAGTGGCAATCTGGCCTTGCTGAATCAGTTGACTGATCATTGCCGGGCTGGCGACAAACCGGCCTTCACCATGCGACATGGCCACAGTGTGGATATCGCCCACTTCCACCCGGCTGAACCAGGGCGACAGGTTGGAGACCACTTTGGTCTTCGACAGGCAGGATATATGGCGCCCCAGCGTGTTATAGGTCAATGTCGGGCAGTCCGGAGTAAGGTCACGAATTTCGCCGTAGGGGACCAGTCCCAATTTGATGAGTGCCTGAAAACCGTTGCAGATGCCCAGCATCAGGCCGTCCCGCTTTTGCAGTAGTTCGGTTACCGCTTCCTTGACGCGGGGATTTCTAAACAACGTAGCGATAAACTTGCCGGAGCCGTCCGGTTCGTCACCGGCGCTAAAGCCTCCCGGCAGCATAACAATCTGCGACTGACGGATGGCAGCTACCGTGGCGGCAATAGCCTCTTCCACAGCGGCCGATGTCAGATTGCGGATAACGAGCGTCTGCGGCAGGCCGCCGGCTTGCGCAAAGGCCCGGGCCGAGTCGTATTCGCAGTTGGTGCCGGGGAATACGGGGATAAACACCCGCGGCTTAGCGATCCGTACAGCCGGTTTGCGGCTATTCCTTCCGGAAAAGGCAACGTTCTGGGGTTGTCCTGTTGCCATGCCGGCCTGGGTCGGGAAGATTCTTTCCAGAGGCTTTTCCCAGGCGGCCTGGGCATCGCGTAAAGCAATGTCCTGTCCGTTCACGGTAAGAACAGGGTTTGCCTGTGTATAACCCAGGCAGCGGAACGGTACTTCACCAAAGGCGGCCTTTAGCTCTACGCCGGGCGCCATTTCCAATAGAATGGAACCGTAATCGGAAGCAAACAGTTCCTCTGAGGTAAACGTACCGTCAAAGCAAACGCCAATCCTGTTACCAAAGGCCATTTTGCTGATGGCTGCCGCCACCCCGCCGTAACGTACGGTATGTGTTGCCAGGACTTTTTCCTGGCGGATAAGATCATGAATCTTGCTGTAATTAGTTTCCAGCGCAGCAAAGTCAGGCAGTTGCCGTTCGTCCCGCGGCAGGGAAACCAACACTACCGGATTGCCGGCAGCTTTAAATTCCTGGGAGACAATGTTCTGGGCCTTAGCCACATCCACGGCAAAAGCAACCAGGGTAGGCGGCACCTGCAGGTCCTTGAAGGTGCCCGACATGCTGTCCTTGCCGCCGATGGCCGGAATGCCCAGCCGCTTTTGGGCGTAATAGGCACCCAGCAGGGCGCTGAACGGCTTGCCCCATTTGGCAGGGTCGTTGCCGAGCTTCTCAAAATACTCCTGCAGCGTCAGGCGGATAGCCCGGTAATCACCGCCCAGAGCAACCACCTTCGCCACCGCTTCGATGACGGCGTACAGCGCGCCATGGAAGGGGCTCCAACTGGAAAGCTGCGGGTTATAGCCATAAGTCATGAGGGTGGCCGTACTGGTTTCGCCGTCCAACACGGGAATTTTGGCCGCCATGCCTTCAGCCGGCGTAGCCTGATAGGTACCGCCAAAGGGCATCAGGACAGTGCCGGCACCGATGGTGCTGTCAAAGCGTTCAACCAGACCTTTTTGGCTGCAGACATTCAGATCGGCCAGCATAGCCAACCAGGCCTGCCGCAAATCACCTTTTTGCGCAAGCACAGGCTGCGGCAATTGTTTGAAGTAGTCCGAGCCGCTATCCGGTGCGGCTACCTTCACCTGGGTATATTGGGTTACCCCATTGGTATTTAAGAAGTCCCGGCTGAGGTCAACAATGGTTTTGCCACGCCAGGCCATTTGCAGGCGGTGTTTGTCGGTAACAATGGCTACCACGCTGGCTTCCAAATTCTCTGCGTCAGCATACTGGCAGAAGGTGTCTACCTGTTCGGCTGCCACGACCACGGCCATCCGTTCCTGTGACTCGGAAATAGCCAGTTCGGTGCCGTCCAATCCTTCGTATTTCTTGGGAACAGCGTCGAGATTGACGGCAAGGCCGTCGGCCAGCTCGCCGATAGCCACCGAAACACCGCCGGCGCCAAAGTCGTTGCAGCGTTTGATCAACGTGCTGACTTCGGGGTTTCTAAACAGTCGTTGCAGTTTTCGTTCAGTCGGGGCATTCCCCTTTTGCACTTCGGCGCCGCAACTGGCCAGCGATTCCTCGGTGTGCTCCTTGGAGGAACCGGTGGCGCCGCCGCAGCCGTCCCGGCCGGTCCGGCCGCCCAGCAGGATAATGACATCGCCGGGCTGCGGCTGTTCCCGGACGACGTTGCGTTTCGGCGCGGCCGCAATGACGGCGCCAATTTCCATCCGTTTGGCAATAAAGCCTTCGTCGTAGACTTCCGCTACCTGGCCGGTTGCCAGGCCGATCTGATTACCATAGGAGCTATAGCCGGCCGCCGCGCCAAGGGTAATCTTGCGCTGCGGCAGTTTGCCCGGCAGCGTGTCGGCAATGCCGGAGCGGGGATCGCCGCTGCCGGTAACCCGCATGGCCTGGTACACATAGGAACGGCCCGACAGCGGATCACGAATAGCACCGCCCAAACAGGTAGCCGCGCCGCCAAAGGGTTCGATTTCCGTCGGATGGTTATGGGTTTCGTTTTTAAACATCACCAGCCAGTCTTCTGTCCGGCCATCTACATCGACCGGTACGACAATACTGCAGGCGTTGATTTCGTCCGATTCGTCCAAATCGGTCAACTTGCCGCTCCGTTTCAGCTCGCGCATGCCCATCAGCGCGATATCCATCAGTGACATTGCCCGCGGGGCGTCACCGTAGACATCTTGCCGGGCGTGGCGGTATTCGGCAAAGGCGTCCGCCACCGGCTGACTGTAAGGGCCGTATTCCATTTCGACCTGTTCAATATTGGTCAAGAAGGTGGTATGGCGGCAATGATCGGACCAGTAGGTATCAATGACTTTCAGTTCGGTAATGGTCGGGTCCCGGTGTTCGTTATCGCGGAAGTAGCTTTGGCAAAAAGTCAGATCAGCCAAGCTCATGGCCAGTCCCATATCGGCCATCATCGCCTTCAGCTCATCCTCCGTTTTAGCGATGAAGCCGGTCAGAACAGCCACATCGTCCGGTATGGTTGCAGGCACATCCAGACTGTCCGGTTTAGTAAGCTGCGCTTCCCGTGATTCAACCGGATTGATGCAATAGGCTTTGATGCGCGCCAACTCGTCCGGCGAAACAGCCTCCTGCAGAATGACCACCTTGGCTGAAGCTACCGCCGGCCGCTCCTTCTGGGTAAGCATCTGAACACACTGCGCCGCCGAGTCAGCCCGCTGGTCGTACTGACCAGGTAAAAATTCCATGGCAAACAAACTGTCACCGGCTGTAGAGGGCAGTTCCTCATCGTATACATCATCTACCGTCGGTTCGGAGAAGATAGTAT
This genomic interval carries:
- a CDS encoding sensor histidine kinase yields the protein MPITQMKWIAAIVPAICIGLFEFARHEYLQVISMNWGNVLVAILTGIIFFLFSHGIFALMENLYGKLQQEKQETAVLQERSRIARNLHDSIAQSLFFMNVKIMDIEKACKNGQQPWSAITDLREAIRFTDTELRQHIFALQTVAADDNINLIAAMQNHLHQYEVQTGTKVNLAVTCATPNPFNSYERKQLFHIFQELLFNIRKHAAATQVNVSLNENSEAFTLTIADNGKGFVAADNLRKKNSFGYKLLEQDIKSIKADLKLTSSPGTGTTVTVTKNKKKELFS
- a CDS encoding response regulator, which translates into the protein MTIKVLIVDDHFLSRKGIASILAANPLFEIVGEATNGTEALEKAVQLQPDLILMDIRMPDGDGLEATGRIKSAMPQTKIIMLSVSDDVQDFFEAIKRGAQGYLLKNMEPEYWLDYIVSIAQGEAPISRVLAAKILQEFAGQKQTVADSRLSEREQEVLQLISQGLSNKEISETLYLSESTVKNHLRNILDKLHVQNRMQLIAFAYKNGLVEH
- a CDS encoding nuclear transport factor 2 family protein, translating into MMTVKLTAPIQTYMDSINGNDLTAIDRCMAVDVHVHDIGEKKHINGIEAVKKWRGGSNNEFQLKSEVTAVEENHGITAVTSITRGNFPGSPQIFYYHFSVEDGLITNIEIVPGKENV
- a CDS encoding phosphoribosylformylglycinamidine synthase; translated protein: MTQAVKRMYVEKRKPFAVEAQSLYQDLKENLGIGGLTGVRLVHRYDLAGLTEQEYILARNTIFSEPTVDDVYDEELPSTAGDSLFAMEFLPGQYDQRADSAAQCVQMLTQKERPAVASAKVVILQEAVSPDELARIKAYCINPVESREAQLTKPDSLDVPATIPDDVAVLTGFIAKTEDELKAMMADMGLAMSLADLTFCQSYFRDNEHRDPTITELKVIDTYWSDHCRHTTFLTNIEQVEMEYGPYSQPVADAFAEYRHARQDVYGDAPRAMSLMDIALMGMRELKRSGKLTDLDESDEINACSIVVPVDVDGRTEDWLVMFKNETHNHPTEIEPFGGAATCLGGAIRDPLSGRSYVYQAMRVTGSGDPRSGIADTLPGKLPQRKITLGAAAGYSSYGNQIGLATGQVAEVYDEGFIAKRMEIGAVIAAAPKRNVVREQPQPGDVIILLGGRTGRDGCGGATGSSKEHTEESLASCGAEVQKGNAPTERKLQRLFRNPEVSTLIKRCNDFGAGGVSVAIGELADGLAVNLDAVPKKYEGLDGTELAISESQERMAVVVAAEQVDTFCQYADAENLEASVVAIVTDKHRLQMAWRGKTIVDLSRDFLNTNGVTQYTQVKVAAPDSGSDYFKQLPQPVLAQKGDLRQAWLAMLADLNVCSQKGLVERFDSTIGAGTVLMPFGGTYQATPAEGMAAKIPVLDGETSTATLMTYGYNPQLSSWSPFHGALYAVIEAVAKVVALGGDYRAIRLTLQEYFEKLGNDPAKWGKPFSALLGAYYAQKRLGIPAIGGKDSMSGTFKDLQVPPTLVAFAVDVAKAQNIVSQEFKAAGNPVVLVSLPRDERQLPDFAALETNYSKIHDLIRQEKVLATHTVRYGGVAAAISKMAFGNRIGVCFDGTFTSEELFASDYGSILLEMAPGVELKAAFGEVPFRCLGYTQANPVLTVNGQDIALRDAQAAWEKPLERIFPTQAGMATGQPQNVAFSGRNSRKPAVRIAKPRVFIPVFPGTNCEYDSARAFAQAGGLPQTLVIRNLTSAAVEEAIAATVAAIRQSQIVMLPGGFSAGDEPDGSGKFIATLFRNPRVKEAVTELLQKRDGLMLGICNGFQALIKLGLVPYGEIRDLTPDCPTLTYNTLGRHISCLSKTKVVSNLSPWFSRVEVGDIHTVAMSHGEGRFVASPAMISQLIQQGQIATQYVDFDGKPSMDIIHNPNGSVEAVEGITSPDGRVLGKMGHSERTGEQIAKNVPGNKDQQIFQAGINYFN